The Thiohalophilus sp. genome has a window encoding:
- a CDS encoding malic enzyme-like NAD(P)-binding protein has protein sequence MNDEKLSFAEQVLRYHAEPRPGKTATALTKPVATQHDLSLAYTPGVAVPVQAIAGDPQQAYRYTNKGNLVAVISNGSAVLGLGNVGALAGKPVMEGKAVLFKHFADVDVVDIEVDAESPRAFIDTVRRIAPSFGGINLEDIAAPDCFEIEQALKEQLDIPVFHDDQHGTAIIIAAGLLNALELTGRTLKEARIVCLGAGSAGIASMRLLHKLGADKRHITLVDRKGVIHSERRNINAHKREFARRTGRRTLAEALAGADVFIGVSGPDLVSPAMLQSMADNPIVFALSNPDPEITPANAHAARSDLIMATGRSDYPNQVNNVLGFPFIFRGALDVQASAINTEMQIAAVKALAQLAHEPVPESVLQAYGLTQLTFGRDYIIPKPFDPRLRAFVSQAVSQAARDSGVARDIRPGDSEVQ, from the coding sequence ATGAATGATGAAAAGCTCTCTTTTGCCGAACAGGTTCTGCGCTATCACGCCGAGCCGCGTCCGGGTAAAACCGCCACGGCCCTGACCAAGCCGGTCGCAACCCAGCACGATCTGAGTCTGGCCTATACCCCCGGCGTTGCCGTGCCGGTGCAGGCGATTGCCGGGGATCCGCAGCAGGCCTATCGCTACACCAACAAGGGCAACCTGGTCGCGGTGATCTCCAATGGCAGCGCGGTGCTGGGGCTGGGCAATGTGGGAGCGCTGGCCGGCAAACCGGTGATGGAAGGCAAGGCGGTGTTGTTCAAACATTTCGCCGATGTGGATGTGGTGGATATCGAGGTGGACGCGGAATCTCCCAGAGCCTTTATCGATACCGTGCGTCGCATCGCCCCGAGTTTCGGTGGCATCAACCTGGAGGATATCGCCGCGCCCGACTGCTTCGAGATCGAGCAGGCCCTCAAGGAGCAGCTGGATATCCCGGTATTCCACGACGATCAGCACGGCACGGCGATCATTATCGCCGCCGGCCTGCTCAATGCCCTGGAATTGACCGGGCGCACCTTGAAAGAAGCACGTATCGTTTGCCTGGGCGCCGGTTCGGCGGGGATTGCCTCGATGCGGCTGTTGCACAAACTGGGGGCCGATAAACGGCATATCACGCTGGTGGATCGCAAGGGCGTGATTCATTCCGAGCGGCGCAACATTAATGCGCACAAGCGCGAATTTGCCCGGCGTACCGGCCGGCGCACCCTGGCAGAGGCGCTGGCCGGGGCGGATGTATTTATCGGCGTCTCGGGGCCGGACCTGGTCTCGCCCGCCATGCTGCAGAGCATGGCCGACAACCCGATCGTCTTTGCGCTCTCCAACCCGGATCCGGAGATCACCCCGGCCAACGCCCATGCGGCCCGTTCAGATCTGATCATGGCGACCGGGCGCAGCGATTATCCCAATCAGGTGAATAACGTGCTGGGCTTTCCGTTTATTTTCCGCGGCGCGCTGGATGTGCAGGCGTCGGCCATCAATACCGAGATGCAGATCGCGGCGGTGAAGGCGCTGGCGCAACTGGCCCATGAGCCGGTGCCGGAGAGTGTGTTGCAGGCTTATGGACTGACGCAGTTGACGTTTGGCCGGGACTACATTATCCCCAAGCCGTTTGACCCGCGTCTGCGGGCCTTCGTATCCCAGGCGGTGTCGCAGGCCGCGCGCGACAGCGGCGTGGCGCGGGATATCCGGCCGGGGGACAGCGAAGTGCAGTGA
- a CDS encoding penicillin-binding protein 1A, with the protein MPAPGNLTPAVVLEVEERAVYAITRDNRIAYLPWEQLSWARKYIDENNRGPELESAGEVLQRGDIIYVVPASAGCSWLAQPPQVGGALVSLNPDSGAIEALSGGFDYYTSKFNRVVQANRQPGSSFKPFIYSGAIDKGFTAASIINDAPVVFDAPGLEDTWRPENYSGRFYGPTRLRVALFKSRNLVSIRLLREIGIGYALRYLERFGFDSSRLPRDLSLALGSGVLTPMELARGYTVFANGGYLIEPNLIDYVRDADQKVVLLNRSPVVCPECLETTDEEGENGNGQTETGATATADPGTEELDWVPSFTREDVTPEEWTQTMQGPRKPAIAPRVLPPQTAFLMNTMMRDVVRYGTGRGAHVLGRDDLAGKTGTTNDQRDAWFTGFNRNVVTISWVGFDTPRPLGNRETGARAALPMWIKYMREALRDEPEAQLQQPPGIVSVLIDPQTGELAASGDPDAIFEYFLADQVPERRAGGGSDSNGQRQDNGNITRDLF; encoded by the coding sequence GTGCCGGCACCGGGTAATCTGACGCCGGCGGTGGTTCTGGAAGTCGAGGAGCGGGCGGTTTACGCCATCACCCGCGATAACCGGATCGCCTATCTGCCCTGGGAACAGCTCAGCTGGGCACGCAAATATATTGACGAGAACAACCGCGGTCCGGAACTGGAGTCGGCCGGCGAGGTATTACAGCGCGGCGACATCATCTATGTGGTGCCGGCTTCTGCCGGTTGCAGCTGGCTGGCCCAGCCCCCCCAGGTCGGCGGCGCGCTGGTCTCGCTCAACCCCGATAGCGGCGCCATCGAGGCCCTGAGCGGCGGGTTCGATTATTACACCAGCAAGTTCAACCGGGTTGTCCAGGCCAACCGTCAGCCGGGTTCCAGCTTCAAGCCCTTTATCTATTCCGGCGCCATCGACAAGGGTTTCACCGCCGCCAGCATCATCAACGATGCGCCGGTGGTCTTCGACGCCCCCGGACTGGAGGATACCTGGCGACCGGAGAATTACAGCGGCCGTTTCTATGGCCCTACCCGTCTGCGGGTCGCCCTGTTCAAATCCCGTAACCTGGTTTCCATCCGGCTGTTGCGCGAGATCGGCATCGGCTATGCGCTGCGTTATCTGGAGCGCTTCGGCTTCGACAGCAGTCGGTTACCGCGCGATCTGTCGCTGGCACTGGGCAGCGGGGTACTGACCCCGATGGAACTGGCCCGCGGCTACACCGTGTTTGCCAACGGCGGTTATCTGATCGAGCCCAACCTGATCGATTATGTCCGCGACGCCGACCAGAAAGTGGTCCTGCTCAATCGCTCGCCCGTGGTCTGTCCCGAGTGCCTTGAGACAACGGACGAGGAGGGGGAAAACGGCAACGGTCAGACTGAAACCGGCGCCACGGCAACCGCCGATCCCGGTACCGAAGAACTGGACTGGGTGCCCAGCTTCACCCGTGAAGATGTGACCCCCGAAGAGTGGACGCAAACCATGCAGGGTCCCCGAAAACCGGCTATTGCGCCCCGTGTCCTTCCACCCCAGACCGCCTTTTTGATGAACACCATGATGCGCGATGTGGTGCGCTATGGCACCGGCCGCGGGGCGCATGTTCTGGGACGTGATGATCTGGCGGGCAAAACGGGGACCACCAACGACCAGCGCGACGCCTGGTTCACCGGTTTCAACCGCAATGTCGTGACCATCTCCTGGGTGGGATTCGATACACCCCGGCCGCTCGGTAACCGCGAAACCGGGGCCCGCGCCGCCCTGCCGATGTGGATCAAATACATGCGCGAAGCCCTGCGTGATGAACCCGAAGCCCAACTGCAACAACCCCCGGGTATTGTCTCGGTATTGATCGATCCCCAGACCGGCGAGCTGGCCGCCAGCGGTGATCCCGATGCCATCTTCGAATATTTCCTCGCGGACCAGGTTCCCGAGCGCCGCGCCGGCGGTGGCAGTGACAGCAACGGCCAACGCCAGGATAACGGCAACATTACCCGCGATCTCTTCTGA
- a CDS encoding PilN domain-containing protein, whose protein sequence is MAHINLLPWREELRREQQRQFLTILVLSVILMGLIILAVHLRLAGMIDHQESRNQYLQGEISKVEKQIKEINQLEKDKARLLARMDVIQQLQRNRPEVVHLFDEVARIIPDGIHLDSLKQSGNKLVLNGVAQSNARVSAFMRNIESSDWLTDPRLEVIQKKGKGNERDSSREFVLHLSQVSVDSADGDEKK, encoded by the coding sequence ATGGCACATATCAACCTCTTACCCTGGCGCGAAGAATTACGCCGTGAGCAGCAACGGCAGTTTCTGACCATTCTTGTTCTGTCTGTGATTCTCATGGGACTGATCATTCTGGCGGTACATTTGCGCCTGGCGGGCATGATCGATCACCAGGAGTCGCGAAACCAGTATCTGCAGGGTGAAATCAGCAAAGTCGAAAAACAGATCAAGGAAATTAATCAGCTCGAAAAGGACAAGGCACGTCTGTTGGCCCGCATGGACGTCATACAGCAATTGCAGCGCAATCGGCCCGAGGTCGTCCATCTGTTTGATGAAGTTGCGCGGATTATCCCGGACGGGATACATCTGGACAGTCTGAAGCAATCTGGCAACAAGCTGGTGCTCAATGGCGTTGCCCAATCCAATGCCAGGGTGTCGGCCTTTATGCGCAATATCGAATCCTCGGACTGGCTGACGGATCCCCGGTTGGAGGTTATCCAGAAAAAAGGCAAAGGTAATGAGCGGGACAGTTCGAGGGAATTTGTTCTGCATCTGTCACAGGTCAGTGTGGACAGTGCCGATGGGGATGAGAAAAAATGA
- a CDS encoding pilus assembly protein PilM has translation MGLSDLIKPKKPPVIGLDISSTAIKLLELGKAGDRLRVESYAVEPLPPNSVIEKNISDVEAVGEAIKRAVKRSGTRNKQAAAAVAGSAVITKIISMPSSLSEDDMEQQIQLEADQYIPYPLEEVNLDFEVMGASENDPERVDVLLAASRSENVDVRVAAIELAGLKAKIVDVEAYAMENAFQMLAPQLPEQGLDQTVAVVDVGATMTTLNVMHDLKNIYTREQVFGGKQLTEEIQRRYGLSYEEAGMAKRQGGLPDNYVPEVLEPFKDAMAQQVSRSLQFFFSSSAYNSVDHIVLAGGSAMIAGIDEMIADKLGVHTSIANPFTNMTLASKVKAQSLSNDAPALMIACGLAMRSFD, from the coding sequence ATGGGTCTCAGCGATCTCATCAAGCCGAAAAAACCCCCGGTGATCGGGCTCGACATCAGTTCCACGGCGATCAAACTGCTGGAACTGGGCAAGGCCGGAGATCGTCTGCGGGTCGAAAGTTACGCGGTTGAGCCGCTCCCGCCCAACTCGGTGATCGAGAAAAACATCTCCGATGTCGAGGCGGTGGGCGAGGCGATTAAACGGGCGGTCAAACGCTCGGGCACCCGTAACAAACAGGCCGCGGCGGCCGTGGCCGGTTCGGCGGTGATTACCAAAATCATCTCCATGCCCTCCTCGTTGAGCGAGGATGACATGGAGCAACAGATCCAGCTGGAAGCCGATCAATATATTCCCTATCCCCTGGAAGAGGTGAACCTCGATTTCGAGGTGATGGGTGCCTCGGAAAATGATCCCGAGCGGGTGGACGTGTTGCTGGCCGCTTCGCGCAGCGAGAACGTGGATGTGCGCGTGGCAGCCATAGAGCTGGCCGGCCTCAAGGCAAAGATTGTCGATGTCGAGGCCTACGCTATGGAAAATGCCTTCCAGATGCTGGCACCCCAGTTACCGGAACAGGGGCTGGATCAGACCGTCGCCGTGGTGGATGTCGGCGCGACCATGACCACGTTGAATGTCATGCACGATCTGAAAAACATCTATACCCGCGAGCAGGTCTTCGGCGGCAAGCAGCTGACCGAGGAGATTCAGCGGCGTTACGGCCTGTCCTATGAAGAGGCCGGGATGGCCAAGCGCCAGGGCGGCTTGCCGGACAACTATGTGCCGGAAGTGCTGGAGCCATTCAAGGACGCCATGGCCCAGCAGGTCAGCCGTTCTCTGCAGTTTTTCTTCTCCTCCAGCGCCTACAACAGTGTGGACCATATTGTCCTGGCCGGGGGCAGCGCCATGATTGCCGGGATCGACGAAATGATCGCCGACAAGCTGGGCGTGCATACCTCTATTGCCAATCCGTTTACCAATATGACACTGGCCTCAAAGGTCAAGGCGCAGAGCCTGAGTAATGATGCCCCGGCATTGATGATCGCCTGCGGGTTGGCCATGAGGAGTTTTGACTGA
- a CDS encoding DUF3135 domain-containing protein, whose amino-acid sequence MTKPETACHIDFDAWAHLAETDPERFESLRNRVLNYCIDRAPADRRERLRCLQWRVNQVRNTASNPLSACISISNMMWDTFSHLGEAYEDLQHSRRPFRRCARILPFPAPQQRDKA is encoded by the coding sequence ATGACCAAACCCGAGACGGCGTGTCATATCGATTTTGATGCCTGGGCCCATCTGGCCGAGACCGATCCCGAGCGTTTCGAGAGCCTGCGTAACCGGGTTCTCAATTACTGTATCGACCGCGCGCCGGCGGATCGCCGGGAGCGCTTGCGTTGCCTGCAATGGCGGGTTAACCAGGTACGTAACACCGCCAGCAACCCCCTGTCGGCCTGCATTTCCATTTCCAACATGATGTGGGATACCTTCAGCCACCTGGGCGAGGCCTACGAGGATTTGCAGCACTCCCGCCGGCCTTTCCGGCGTTGCGCGCGGATTTTGCCGTTTCCCGCTCCGCAACAGCGCGACAAGGCCTGA
- the trxA gene encoding thioredoxin TrxA, with protein sequence MSDKIVYVTDATFEDEVLKAEEPVLVDYWADWCGPCKMIAPILDEIADEYAGKIKVAKLNIDENPGTPPKFGIRGIPTLMLFKSGNVEATKVGAVSKSQLTAFIDSNL encoded by the coding sequence TTGAGCGACAAGATCGTTTACGTCACAGACGCCACGTTTGAAGATGAGGTTCTCAAGGCGGAAGAGCCGGTCCTGGTGGACTACTGGGCAGACTGGTGCGGTCCTTGCAAAATGATTGCCCCGATTCTGGATGAGATTGCCGATGAATACGCCGGCAAGATCAAGGTGGCCAAACTCAATATCGACGAGAACCCGGGTACCCCGCCCAAATTCGGCATTCGTGGCATTCCGACCCTGATGCTGTTCAAGAGCGGTAACGTGGAAGCGACCAAGGTGGGAGCGGTATCCAAATCCCAGCTGACAGCCTTTATCGACAGCAACCTGTAA
- a CDS encoding FixH family protein, with product MQQITANDMSSPWYRQFWPWFLIALPASAVIASIATVIIAINNPDGLVVDDYYKEGLAINRTLARDRHARFLGLHAEGGIGPEGQVQLVLQGKQPQAAQRLRLSLLHPTRADQDQVIGLELSGASQTRFRGEFESVPDVGHWHVLLEPEGGQWRLTGRLVWPGDGRLRLEPVGGRGEQTQ from the coding sequence ATGCAACAGATAACCGCCAACGACATGTCATCCCCCTGGTATCGCCAGTTCTGGCCCTGGTTTTTAATTGCCCTGCCCGCCAGTGCGGTCATCGCGAGTATCGCCACGGTGATTATCGCGATAAACAATCCGGACGGCCTGGTGGTCGACGATTATTACAAGGAGGGGCTGGCGATTAACCGGACGCTGGCGCGGGATCGCCATGCCCGCTTTCTGGGCCTGCACGCCGAGGGCGGGATTGGTCCCGAAGGCCAGGTACAACTGGTCCTGCAGGGCAAGCAGCCGCAGGCGGCGCAACGCCTGCGGCTGAGTTTGCTGCACCCGACCCGGGCGGATCAGGACCAGGTCATTGGTTTAGAACTATCCGGCGCCTCGCAGACGCGCTTTCGGGGCGAGTTTGAAAGCGTCCCCGACGTCGGCCACTGGCATGTGCTGCTTGAGCCTGAAGGCGGCCAGTGGCGTCTGACCGGGCGGCTGGTGTGGCCCGGTGACGGGCGACTGCGGCTTGAGCCTGTCGGGGGCCGGGGTGAGCAAACGCAATAA
- the rpmE gene encoding 50S ribosomal protein L31 yields MKAEIHPAYQEVSVTCSCGNHFTTRSTVGKDLNIEVCAQCHPFYTGKQKLLDTAGRVDKFRQKYGMKK; encoded by the coding sequence ATGAAAGCTGAAATCCACCCCGCTTACCAGGAAGTGTCTGTCACCTGCAGTTGTGGCAATCACTTCACCACCCGTTCGACGGTCGGCAAGGATCTGAATATCGAGGTCTGCGCCCAGTGCCATCCGTTCTATACCGGCAAGCAGAAGCTGCTGGATACCGCCGGTCGCGTGGACAAGTTCCGTCAGAAGTACGGCATGAAAAAGTAA
- the rho gene encoding transcription termination factor Rho: MNLTELKQKHVADLIVLAEEMSIEGMSRSRKQDIIFSILKAHAKSGEDIYGDGVLEILQDGFGFLRSAESSYMAGPDDIYVSPSQIRRFSLRTGDTIAGKIRPPKDSERYFAMLKVNEINFEPPEKAKNKVLFENLTPLHPNERMQLEIGNGSSEDITARVIDMVAPIGKGQRALVVSPPKAGKTMMLHNIAHSITHNYPECHLIVLLIDERPEEVTEMSRSVRGEVVSSTFDEPASRHVQVAEMVIEKAKRLVEHKKDVVILLDSITRLGRAYNTVVPSSGKVLTGGVDANALQRPKRFFGAARNIEEGGSLTIIATALVETGSRMDDVIYEEFKGTGNMEIHMDRKIAEKRIYPSININRSGTRREELLTGPDELQKMWILRKVVHDMDEVAAMEFLHNKLEATKTNAEFFDSMKR; encoded by the coding sequence ATGAATCTTACCGAACTCAAACAAAAACATGTCGCCGATCTGATTGTCCTCGCCGAGGAAATGAGCATCGAAGGGATGTCCCGTTCACGCAAGCAGGACATCATTTTTTCCATTCTCAAGGCTCACGCCAAAAGTGGCGAAGACATTTATGGCGATGGAGTCCTGGAGATACTGCAGGACGGTTTCGGTTTTCTGCGCTCGGCGGAAAGCTCCTACATGGCCGGACCGGATGACATTTATGTCTCGCCCAGCCAGATTCGCCGGTTTTCCCTGCGTACCGGCGATACCATCGCCGGCAAGATTCGCCCGCCCAAGGACAGCGAGCGCTATTTCGCGATGCTCAAGGTCAACGAGATCAACTTTGAGCCGCCGGAAAAAGCCAAGAACAAGGTGTTGTTCGAAAACCTGACGCCGCTGCACCCCAATGAGCGCATGCAGCTGGAGATCGGCAACGGCAGCTCCGAGGACATCACCGCCCGGGTTATCGATATGGTGGCGCCGATCGGCAAGGGGCAGCGTGCCCTGGTGGTTTCGCCGCCCAAGGCCGGCAAGACCATGATGTTGCACAACATCGCCCACTCGATTACCCACAACTATCCCGAATGCCATCTGATCGTCCTGTTGATCGACGAGCGGCCGGAGGAAGTGACCGAGATGTCCCGCTCGGTGCGTGGCGAGGTGGTCTCCAGTACCTTCGACGAACCCGCCAGCCGCCATGTGCAGGTGGCCGAGATGGTGATCGAAAAGGCCAAGCGTCTGGTGGAACACAAAAAAGACGTGGTGATCCTGCTCGATTCCATCACCCGTCTGGGCCGTGCCTACAACACGGTAGTACCCTCCTCGGGCAAGGTGCTGACCGGCGGCGTGGACGCCAACGCCCTGCAACGGCCCAAGCGCTTTTTCGGCGCGGCACGCAACATCGAGGAAGGCGGCAGCCTGACCATTATCGCCACCGCACTGGTGGAAACCGGCTCGCGCATGGATGATGTGATCTACGAGGAATTCAAGGGCACCGGTAACATGGAGATCCATATGGATCGCAAGATCGCCGAAAAACGGATTTATCCCTCGATCAACATCAATCGCTCCGGCACCCGTCGCGAGGAGCTGCTGACCGGCCCCGACGAGCTGCAGAAAATGTGGATCTTGCGCAAGGTGGTGCATGATATGGATGAAGTGGCTGCAATGGAGTTTTTGCATAACAAGCTCGAGGCGACCAAGACCAATGCCGAGTTCTTTGACTCCATGAAACGCTGA
- the rhlB gene encoding ATP-dependent RNA helicase RhlB, with product MSDTHLSDTRFDSLELPAPLLQGIEEAGFSYCTPVQAETLPIALAGKDVSGQAQTGTGKTAAFLIALFAHLLRHPAAEQRRPNQPRALILAPTRELAVQIHKDAELLNKHLGMRLGLVYGGTGYESQRQQLEAGVDVLIGTPGRIIDYFKQQVFDLRAIQVMILDEADRMFDLGFIKDIRFLLRRLPGADQRLNLLFSATLSHRVKELAYEHMNNPEAVEIAPEQITAEQVEERVYYPAKEEKISLLLGILANQHVERAVIFVNTKRAGEKIADYLRGNDQAAALLTGDVPQKQRLNLLRNFSDGELNLLVATDVAARGLHIPAVSHVINFDLPQDAEDYVHRIGRTARAGAKGEAISFACDEYVFSLPDIEQYIGHKIPAATLDPQLLIKPKPPRRDPNAQRVSGKKKSGKKSARHSGRGPQNRSRQGNRAGQREK from the coding sequence ATGAGTGATACACACCTGTCCGATACCCGTTTCGACAGCCTGGAACTGCCCGCACCGCTGCTGCAAGGCATTGAAGAGGCAGGCTTTTCATACTGCACGCCGGTCCAGGCCGAAACCCTGCCCATTGCCCTGGCCGGCAAGGACGTCTCCGGCCAGGCGCAGACCGGCACCGGCAAGACCGCCGCGTTTCTGATCGCCCTGTTCGCGCACCTGTTACGCCACCCGGCCGCGGAACAGCGTCGACCCAACCAGCCGCGCGCCCTGATCCTGGCCCCGACCCGCGAGCTGGCGGTCCAGATCCACAAGGACGCCGAGTTGCTCAACAAACACCTCGGCATGCGCCTGGGCCTGGTCTACGGCGGCACCGGCTACGAGAGCCAGCGCCAGCAACTGGAAGCCGGGGTGGACGTGCTGATCGGCACACCCGGACGTATCATCGATTATTTCAAACAGCAGGTATTCGATCTGCGCGCCATCCAGGTGATGATTCTGGATGAGGCCGATCGCATGTTCGATCTCGGCTTCATCAAGGACATCCGTTTTTTACTGCGCCGCCTGCCCGGGGCCGACCAGCGCCTGAACCTGCTGTTCTCCGCCACCCTCTCGCACCGGGTCAAGGAACTGGCCTACGAGCATATGAACAATCCCGAAGCGGTGGAGATCGCGCCGGAACAGATCACCGCCGAGCAGGTGGAAGAGAGGGTCTATTATCCGGCCAAGGAAGAAAAAATCAGCCTGCTGCTGGGCATTCTTGCCAACCAGCACGTTGAACGGGCCGTGATCTTTGTCAATACCAAACGGGCGGGGGAGAAGATCGCCGACTACCTGCGCGGCAACGACCAGGCCGCCGCGCTGCTGACCGGCGATGTGCCGCAAAAACAGCGCCTTAACCTGCTGCGCAATTTCAGTGACGGCGAGCTCAACCTGCTGGTGGCCACCGACGTGGCCGCCCGGGGTCTGCACATTCCGGCGGTCAGCCATGTCATCAACTTCGATCTGCCGCAGGACGCCGAAGACTATGTGCATCGCATCGGCCGCACCGCCCGTGCCGGCGCGAAGGGTGAGGCCATCAGCTTCGCCTGCGATGAATACGTTTTCTCGCTACCGGATATCGAGCAATACATCGGCCACAAGATTCCCGCCGCCACGCTGGATCCACAGCTGCTGATCAAGCCCAAACCGCCCCGGCGGGATCCCAACGCGCAGCGCGTCAGCGGCAAAAAGAAAAGCGGGAAAAAAAGCGCGCGTCACAGCGGCCGGGGCCCACAGAACCGGTCCCGGCAAGGTAACCGCGCCGGCCAGCGAGAAAAGTGA
- a CDS encoding transglycosylase domain-containing protein, with translation MKPIFKKLVTFSLASALTLGLLGALGLLGAYAYITPRLPDIDTLKDVHLQVPLRIYDKKGGLIAEFGEMKRTPLKYEEFPPRLIQAFLAAEDDRFFEHPGVDYQGILRAAINLILTGEKGQGGSTITMQVARNFFLSREKTYLRKLNEIFLALKIEGELSKEDILALYLNKIYLGKRAYGVSAAAQVYYGKALADLSLDEMAMVAGLPKAPSSYNPVANPARAIQRRNYVLGRMRDLDYIAEEAYQLALAVPVHAKTHGQSIDLEAPYIAEMVRNEMVARYGDDAYTAGYEVYTTVDPQRQKAANQALREALLEYDRRHGYRGPVQRLNLLDNIAADPALQPGELPDDKADSQALLAIPDAETDWPGTACVMCRHRVI, from the coding sequence ATGAAGCCCATATTTAAGAAACTGGTCACATTTTCCCTCGCCTCCGCCTTAACCCTGGGTCTGCTTGGTGCGCTCGGCCTGCTGGGGGCCTACGCCTATATCACGCCACGCCTGCCGGATATCGACACCCTCAAGGATGTGCATCTGCAGGTCCCCCTGCGAATTTACGACAAAAAGGGCGGGTTGATCGCGGAATTCGGCGAAATGAAGCGAACTCCGCTGAAATACGAGGAATTCCCGCCTCGCCTGATCCAGGCGTTCCTGGCCGCCGAGGATGACCGCTTCTTCGAACATCCGGGCGTCGATTACCAGGGAATCCTGCGCGCCGCGATCAACTTGATCCTGACCGGCGAAAAGGGCCAGGGCGGCAGCACCATCACCATGCAGGTGGCGCGCAACTTCTTTTTGAGCCGGGAAAAGACCTACCTGCGCAAGCTCAACGAAATCTTCCTGGCGCTGAAAATCGAGGGCGAGCTCTCCAAGGAGGATATTCTCGCCCTCTATCTGAACAAGATCTATCTGGGCAAGCGGGCCTACGGTGTCTCCGCCGCCGCGCAGGTCTACTACGGCAAGGCGCTGGCCGATCTGAGCCTGGATGAAATGGCGATGGTCGCCGGACTGCCCAAGGCCCCCTCCAGCTACAATCCGGTAGCCAACCCCGCTCGCGCGATTCAGCGCCGCAACTATGTTCTGGGCCGAATGCGCGATCTCGACTACATCGCCGAAGAGGCGTACCAGCTCGCTCTGGCCGTCCCGGTCCACGCCAAAACCCACGGCCAGTCCATCGATCTCGAGGCACCCTATATCGCCGAGATGGTGCGTAACGAGATGGTCGCCCGCTACGGTGACGACGCCTACACCGCCGGTTACGAGGTTTACACCACCGTGGACCCGCAACGGCAAAAAGCCGCCAATCAGGCCCTGCGTGAGGCGTTGCTGGAATATGACCGGCGCCACGGTTACCGCGGTCCGGTGCAGCGGCTCAATTTGCTGGATAATATTGCCGCCGATCCGGCGTTGCAGCCGGGTGAACTGCCGGACGACAAGGCCGACAGCCAGGCACTGCTCGCTATTCCTGACGCCGAAACAGACTGGCCAGGCACTGCTTGCGTAATGTGCCGGCACCGGGTAATCTGA
- a CDS encoding thermonuclease family protein: MADACRPAQFDEQVTVRYVHDGDTVHLRDGRKLRLIGINTPERARDEAPAEPHAGAARRQLQAQARVPWRLVYGQERRDRYGRLLAHVFDQQGRSITRRLLEQGAGQLLVMPPNLRFVDCYRRAQAGARRHKRGLWALSAYQTLPAAALNSRHGGQYRVVRGRLTRIGESRSSLWLNLGPAFALRIARADLAHFDREQIARWREQPLLAQGWIYRRNNQWRLRLRHPAALLETP, from the coding sequence ATGGCCGACGCCTGTCGGCCGGCACAGTTCGATGAGCAGGTGACGGTGCGTTATGTGCATGACGGCGATACCGTGCACCTGCGTGACGGGCGCAAGCTGCGCCTGATCGGCATCAACACCCCGGAGCGAGCCCGCGACGAGGCGCCCGCCGAGCCCCATGCCGGGGCCGCCCGCCGGCAACTGCAGGCACAGGCCCGGGTCCCCTGGCGGCTGGTGTATGGCCAGGAACGACGGGATCGTTACGGCCGCCTGCTGGCACATGTGTTCGACCAGCAGGGGCGCAGTATCACTCGCCGGTTGCTGGAGCAGGGCGCTGGCCAGCTGCTGGTGATGCCCCCCAACCTGCGCTTTGTCGACTGTTATCGGCGCGCCCAGGCCGGGGCTCGCCGGCACAAACGAGGCCTGTGGGCCCTGTCGGCCTATCAGACATTGCCCGCGGCGGCGCTGAATTCGCGGCACGGCGGCCAGTATCGTGTGGTGCGGGGGCGCCTGACGCGGATTGGCGAAAGCCGTTCCTCGCTCTGGCTGAATCTCGGCCCGGCGTTTGCCCTGCGGATTGCCCGCGCGGATTTGGCGCATTTCGATCGCGAACAGATCGCCCGCTGGCGCGAGCAGCCGCTGCTGGCCCAGGGCTGGATTTACCGGCGTAATAACCAGTGGCGCCTGCGTCTGCGCCATCCCGCGGCCCTGCTCGAAACCCCCTGA